The genomic window CGGTGCGCCCACGCGAACCCGCCCGAATCGGCGCGGGCGCGGCCCGCGCGCGTGAGCGCGGGTCTCCAGAGGGGCGCGCTCGCGGCTGTGCCCCGCGGTGACGTCAGCGCACCGCGCTGGCGCAACCGACGAACGGGTCAGTCGACGGTGACGAAGTCGATGAGCTGCTCGACGCGACCGAGGAGCTCCGGCTCGAGGTCGTTGAAGGTCCGGACCTGACCGAGGATGCGCTTCCAGGCACGGGCGATGTCGGCTTGCGAGTCGTGCGGCCAGCCGAAGGCCTGGCAGATGCCCTTCTTCCACTCGATGGAGCGAGGGATGGTCGGCCACTCGCGCAGACCGACCCTGGCGGGCTTCACGGCCTGCCAGACGTCGACGTACGGGTGTCCGACGATGAGGACGTTCCGGCCGTTCGGTCCGGCCATGACGGCGTCGGCGATCCGCTGCTCCTTCGAGCCGGGGACCAGATGGTCGACGAGGACGCCGACACGACGGTCGGGGCCGGGCCGGAACTCGGCGAGCGCGGCGTCGAGGTGGTCGACGCCTGCGAGGTATTCGACGACGACGCCCTCCACGCGGAGGTCGTCGCCCCAGACCCGCTCGACGAGTTCCGCGTCGTGGCGGCCC from Plantibacter flavus includes these protein-coding regions:
- a CDS encoding DUF3097 domain-containing protein, whose amino-acid sequence is MFEDRYGQDVLAGDWRKKNRVVAREVEAVTDLVVEELGGFCGAITRVEAKTVELEDYRGKRRVFPMGAGFLLEGEPVVLVVPKHAPTGRARTASGSFAVETTARVARASRIFVEGRHDAELVERVWGDDLRVEGVVVEYLAGVDHLDAALAEFRPGPDRRVGVLVDHLVPGSKEQRIADAVMAGPNGRNVLIVGHPYVDVWQAVKPARVGLREWPTIPRSIEWKKGICQAFGWPHDSQADIARAWKRILGQVRTFNDLEPELLGRVEQLIDFVTVD